A window of Agrobacterium vitis genomic DNA:
CATAGAGGACGCGGTGAGGACTGCCCGGCTCGCGGTACAGCGTCAAACTCGCCAGCGCGAAATCGAATGTCTCATAAGACCACTCCCCCGCATTATACTGGCAGATAGCCGTGAACGGCGTAGCCAGTTCCTGATCGTCGGGCATGGTGCCGAGATAGACGATATCGCTGTTGACAGCACAAAGACGAGTGAAGCTGGCCTTTTTCATCAGCTCACCTTAGCGGATCATTGCCAGGAAAATCGATGCGCTCCCAGTGCGTGCCGTCATAGCGCAGCAAGTCCTTGCGGCCCATGACCCACAGTACGCCGTCAACTGCCTCGACGGCGGAGACATCCTCGATGTCGGGCGTAAGGCCAGAGCGCACCTGTTCAACATGGTGGCCATCGAACACGAACAGCCCGCGCGGATCGGCATAACTGGAGAGATAGAGGCGCCCGTTGAACATGGTCATACCGTTGAAGCTTGGCCAACCATCGATTCCCCGCAGCGCGTCGAGATCACGGAACCCTGTCTTGTGATTGCCGACCAGGAAGTTTCCGTCGCGGCCTGCGACCCAAACGCGGTCCTCATTTTCCACCAGGATGGAGAGGAGCCCACGATCCGCCTCGGTCGGGATTTCGGTGAACCGATGGCCGTCATACCAGTAAATATTTTTTTTCTCGCAACAGACATAAATACTTTCCTCTGAAAGGCCATATATGTCCCAGAAGAGCTTTGATGCATTTTCAGTACGTAATTTTTCAAATTTATCTAAGTTCTCTTGCGTTAATCCTTCCGCTGTTTTCAATAGGTTCATCATTGTCTTGATTTCAGATTTTTTATCTGAGATAGAATCGGGACCATCAAGTAAAGTCTTGTCCAAAATATTCCATTTACCCGATGGTGCTCGGGTATGTACTTGGCCTCCGTTGCCACAGGCATATAGCTTTTCACCAATTTGCCTAATTTTATGCAAATACCCAAGTCGATAATCTTCCTGTAAAGCGAACCTATTGGGCAGAATTTCTTCTCGCGTCTTCGTCGCAAAATTCAGCACAATGCCAGTTTCCGATAGCAGATAGAGAACACGATATTCAGCATCTGGAGCCTTATAAAGCGTCATATCCGCCAACGCGAAATCGAAAGTTTCGTATGACCAATCACCCGCATTGAATTGACAAACTGCTGTAAAGGGTGCGCCAAGTTCTTGATCGTCCGGCATGGTGCCCAAATAGACGATATCTCGATTGACCGCTCTTAACCGTGTAAAGCTGACTTGGCTCTTAGTTTCCATTTAAAAATCTCTTAGTGGTGTGTAGCACGGGTACCATTTGACAGAATGTTGTAGGTTTCAGTACCCTCAACTGGTGGCATTATCGTTGTCCTCCCTAATATGTCCGAAAACAACGACGGCTGTTTTCTTAGAGCCTGAAATATCTCCAAGGTGCATTCACCCTGTGTAGCACTAATAGCTGTGAGAGCGGAGATGTCCGTTATGCTGTCTATATCCAAAGTCCCCTGCGGCGTGCTGCCTCCTGAACCTCTCAGAGCTATCTCGTCATCCGCCTGATGCGCCAGTCCATGTTCACTCCCCGCGTCTGCCTTATATCCCTTCAAACAAATCGACGGTCCCTGTCCGAACGTTGGCAATCCAGGAATTCGTTTCTGCCCTTTCTCGGCCTCTGCACGATTACCGTAACGCAGTGTGTAATCCGGCACGATATGGTGCGCCTGATAATCAGAACCACATTCGACACCGCAGACATTCTTGATATCATCATAGGCGCCTGTAACGCATCGGCACTCCCTTTTGCGCTTCTGTTGCCCCGTGATCTTGGTGTTTCCGTCCGTCCGCCCATTGGCCGGCGCCGTCGTTTGCTTTTCCTCAAGTTCCTGCTTCTTTCCAGGTTCGGTCGGGGCCGTGTCGGTTGGGACACCATTATCGATAGGAGTATTCGTGTGAGTCGGTTGTGTCTTTAGAAAGCCATGACTCAACCAGTCCGTCGGCTCATTGACGTTCTGCTTCAGATAATAGTCAGCCGCCCCCATCAGCTCCATAGCGCCTGCACCGCTCGGATTGATCGCTCGGATGTTTTTAAGCCCGTTGATGATGGTCCACCATCGCGATCCATCCGACGCTGTCTGCTTCGTATCGGTCGGCTGGGTTTGGGCGGGTTTTGTAAATTGTCCGGTCGTATCGTTGAAGGCGTATTCCTTGCCAGGTTCGAAGGTCATGGGCGTCGCATCGCTCATGACCAGACCTTCCTGGCTCCGGCTAGCGGACGGTTGTTCTAAAGGAGGCGTTGGCTTAAAATCCTTCGACCCCGTGTACCAAACAAGTTTACCGACGGTATTCTTGTTGTTCATATACCATTCGTCGGTGTCGCGGGTGGCCCATTGGCCTTCGATACGGACATTGCGCGAATGAGTTTTGCGATGGCACACAGAGCCAACAGTGTTCGATTTGACGCCAAGACCCACGCCCGGCTCGTCGCCGAAGCATTTCGTGACAACCGAATTTTGCTTGTGGGCGCGCTGCCCAGTCATATGCACTGTCGCGGCCGTGCCGGCTGCGTCGGATTGGTAGGCTATAATATTGTATGGCACGCAGGCATGCGGCGAGCGGCAAACATCAGGATATTTCGAGATGATCAGACCCAATCGCGTCTCGCGGCTTGCCTCTTGCGATGGATAGCTCATGCCAGCACCTCCGTCAGTCCATGCAGGCTGGCGCGTGGCAGGCTGGCCGCTTCCCGATCCGCAAACGGCCTGTCTGACAGGTTGATACATAGAAAATTCGGGCAGATCGGCAGCCAGGCGCGCCAGGTCAAATCGACGTTCCGGGCGCCATTGCGAAAGTCGATATGCACGCCGTCGAGGTTGAGCTGCACCACAACCTCGCGGCCGTCGCGCCACCGATAGCTCGCAACAGGGCGCAGCGCAGGGAGCGCGAACTTGAACGTCCCGCCGCCAGGCGTCAGTCTCGCCATCTCCACCATCTCGTCGCCCGCCAGAAAACCTGGATAGATCATCGACGGATGGGCCGAATGATAAAACCGATAGTCGAAATCGACGGGAAGCTGAGGATGACGATGCGCCTGCCAAGTGTCGTCATAGGTGCCAGCATATCTCTGGCGAAAATACCAGAATGGCGCCACCGGTCCGAGGCCTAGCGGCTTGCGTGCAAAAAACGGATCTGAATAGTCTTCTTCGGCGTCATCGATGCGTGGTGCTGGCACTGATGCGGATGACAGCGCCTGTTCGGGCGTCGGCCTCGATACACCTATCGGATTGCCGGGAACGCTGGGCGAGCCCAGTCCTTCGATGTGGCCATCGCCGGCTGCCAATCGATAATCAATCGGAACCTCGGTCGCTTCCTGCGGATCTGACAAGCGCCATTTGCCTGCGGTGCAGATCCAGGACCGTGCTCCTGTCACCCGAATGGCATGAGAAAGCTGTCCAACCTTGATCGCAACGAGCCAGTCCTGTTTGGCGCGCCCGTCCGGCGCATAGGCTGCACCGAGAAACGTGATGTCGCTTGCCGGTTTGAATGGAATGAGATCAGCAGCTTTGATCAGAGGTGAGGTATGGGGATTGCCGTCATACTCATCCACCAGCACGATATCCTGCCGGTCACTGAGTTGAAGAGAGCCGTCCGCGTTGACCTGATAACGTCCTCGCACCGCGATCACGCCCATAT
This region includes:
- a CDS encoding DUF4150 domain-containing protein, encoding MSYPSQEASRETRLGLIISKYPDVCRSPHACVPYNIIAYQSDAAGTAATVHMTGQRAHKQNSVVTKCFGDEPGVGLGVKSNTVGSVCHRKTHSRNVRIEGQWATRDTDEWYMNNKNTVGKLVWYTGSKDFKPTPPLEQPSASRSQEGLVMSDATPMTFEPGKEYAFNDTTGQFTKPAQTQPTDTKQTASDGSRWWTIINGLKNIRAINPSGAGAMELMGAADYYLKQNVNEPTDWLSHGFLKTQPTHTNTPIDNGVPTDTAPTEPGKKQELEEKQTTAPANGRTDGNTKITGQQKRKRECRCVTGAYDDIKNVCGVECGSDYQAHHIVPDYTLRYGNRAEAEKGQKRIPGLPTFGQGPSICLKGYKADAGSEHGLAHQADDEIALRGSGGSTPQGTLDIDSITDISALTAISATQGECTLEIFQALRKQPSLFSDILGRTTIMPPVEGTETYNILSNGTRATHH
- a CDS encoding DUF2169 family type VI secretion system accessory protein codes for the protein MLGKNLTRFAAIGFEQAHRDGEDMGVIAVRGRYQVNADGSLQLSDRQDIVLVDEYDGNPHTSPLIKAADLIPFKPASDITFLGAAYAPDGRAKQDWLVAIKVGQLSHAIRVTGARSWICTAGKWRLSDPQEATEVPIDYRLAAGDGHIEGLGSPSVPGNPIGVSRPTPEQALSSASVPAPRIDDAEEDYSDPFFARKPLGLGPVAPFWYFRQRYAGTYDDTWQAHRHPQLPVDFDYRFYHSAHPSMIYPGFLAGDEMVEMARLTPGGGTFKFALPALRPVASYRWRDGREVVVQLNLDGVHIDFRNGARNVDLTWRAWLPICPNFLCINLSDRPFADREAASLPRASLHGLTEVLA